One region of Pagrus major chromosome 5, Pma_NU_1.0 genomic DNA includes:
- the LOC140995700 gene encoding coiled-coil domain-containing protein 112, producing MAALATTLCTAKHCSGEGDCSVQQPCTSSLDSVDHRQARQNAAQFLREAEKNRRQIEKLEKERTLSVQCRKNGWTDVCGELEECEKVLGEERNAEKMNLQKQLVKIHNGVRKFQMQLIDVKPTPELIERLKEIMSEVEISINTLKEEQRSCLEELLKEDRTCRQEITAYEKKIENWSLAAKSDPKLPTAPTVKTKLPDSDLPAEVRALESFLQKTGGLYGGWDQFDHQAFLKVWTRHSGQPAYRKEAKMYLPGKTLEEIEQHEDWHQELLYLQDRKREAIQRWKASKQQGRQTRIQSQKEVEEAERREKEAKSQANQHRTEEEKREAARRLEEWREEKRRNEELEKQQRLAEEIQKRRREKEERRRQLEVKLTIEEQLRLRREQEEEEGRRKREEEQREMEERRKEAIKAIKHFKDRDLHKVEAKLQEKQLREKEEEERQRRIAAKLKEKVDSHVSRDPSRLTRHTKGWDERMKHIGPSGEGPVLQMFHRAVPSWRQGL from the exons ATGGCCGCCCTAGCAACCACACTATGCACTGCTAAACATTGCTCG ggagagggagactgCAGTGTCCAGCAGCCATGCACGTCTTCCCTGGACAGCGTGGATCACCGGCAGGCCAGACAGAATGCTGCACAGTTTCTCAGGGAAGCTGAGAAGAACAGGAGGCA GATTGAAAAGTTGGAGAAGGAGCGGACGCTGAGCGTTCAGTGCAGAAAGAATGGTTGGACAGATGTGTGTGGAGAACTGGAAGAGTGTGAGAAAGTGTTGGGGGAAGAAAGAAATGCAGAGA agaTGAATCTTCAGAAGCAGCTAGTGAAGATTCATAATGGTGTGAGGAAATTTCAGATGCAGCTAATAGATGTGAAGCCAACTCCTGAGT TGATTGAAAGACTGAAGGAAATAATGTCAGAGGTGGAAATCTCAATCAACACCCTAAAAGAGGAACAACGATCATG CCTTGAGGAACTTTTGAAGGAGGACAGAACGTGCAGACAGGAGATCACAGCTTACGAGAAGAAGATTGAAAACTGGAGCCTCGCTGCCAAATCAGACCCCAAACTGCCCACAGCCCCGACTGTCAAG ACCAAACTCCCGGACAGTGACCTCCCTGCAGAAGTCAGAGCCCTGGAGTCTTTCCTGCAGAAGACAGGAGGCCTTTATGGTGGATGGGACCAATTTGACCACCAAGCCTTCCTTAAA GTCTGGACAAGGCACAGTGGGCAGCCTGCTTACAGGAAAGAGGCCAAAATGTACCTGCCTGGTAAAACACTGGAGGAGATAGAGCAACATGAGGACTGGCATCAGGAGCTGCTTTACCTgcaggacagaaagagagag GCTATTCAGCGGTGGAAAGCCAGCAAGCAGCAGGGACGCCAGACCAGGATACAGAGtcagaaggaggtggaggaggcagaaaggagagagaaggaggccAAGAGCCAGGCCAACCAACACAG gactgaggaggagaagagggaggcgGCCCGGCGACTGGAGGAGTggagggaagagaagagaaggaacGAGGAACTGGAAAAGCAGCAGAGACTGGCTGAGGAGATACAAAAGAGGAGACGGGAAAAG GAAGAGCGTCGCCGCCAGCTGGAAGTGAAGCTCACCATTGAGGAGCAACTACGACTGAgaagagagcaggaggaggaagaagggaggagaaagagagaggaggaacagagggagatggaggagaggagaaaggaggcaATAAAGGCCATCAAACACTTCAAAGACAGG GATCTTCACAAGGTGGAGGCAAAGCTTCAGGAGAAACAGCTgagggaaaaagaggaagaggaaagacagaggagaaTCGCTGCTAAGTTGAAGGAGAAG GTGGACAGTCACGTCAGCAGAGACCCCTCCAGGCTTACCCGTCACACTAAGGGATGGGACGAGCGAATGAAACACATTGGACCTTCAGGAGAAGGACCtgtgctgcagatgtttcacaG AGCTGTTCCATCTTGGAGACAAGGCCTGTGA
- the fem1c gene encoding protein fem-1 homolog C, with product MDLKTAVFNAARDGKLRLLQKLLENKDGHEVTKLMGEKTNGATPLLMASRYGHLDLVEYLLECCSAPVEVGGSVNFDGETIEGAPPLWAASAAGHLKVVQSLLGHGASVNSTTLTNSTPLRAACFDGHLDIVKYLVEHKADLEVANRHGHTCLMISCYKGHKDIAQYLLEKGADVNRKSVKGNTALHDCAESGSLEIMRMLLQYGASMEQDGYGMTPLLSASVTGHTNIVDDLTTHQQTSNRERIDALELLGATFVDKKRDLLGALKYWKRAMDLRYTDSNNIVHKPEPKQLIMAYDYAREVTNGEELDGLISDPDEMRMQALLIRERILGPQHPDTSYYIRYRGAVYADSGNFERCINLWKYALDMQQSNLDPLSPMTASSLLSFAELFSFMLQDRAKGLLGTSVSFEDLMGILSKSVLEIERAVKQNGPMPPDPAQLSKALSIILHLICLLEKVPCTAEQDHFKKETIYRFLKLQPCGKNGYSPLHLAVDRNTTCVGRYPVCKFPSLTVASILLECGADVNSRDEDDNSPLHIAASNGHPDIMNLLISCGTHFDSTNAFQQTACDLLDEKELSRNVIQPINHTTLQCLAARVIVKHSLDYRGNIPEKLEAFVLLHR from the exons ATGGATTTAAAGACCGCCGTTTTTAACGCAGCCCGGGACGGTAAGCTCCGTCTGCTTCAGAAACTGTTGGAGAACAAAGATGGGCACGAGGTGACCAAGCTGATGGGCGAGAAGACAAACGGGGCCACCCCGCTCCTGATGGCGTCCCGGTACGGACACCTGGACCTGGTGGAGTACCTGCTGGAGTGCTGCAGCGCTCCGGTGGAGGTCGGCGGTTCGGTGAACTTTGACGGGGAGACCATCGAGGGAGCGCCCCCTCTTTGGGCGGCCTCGGCGGCGGGTCACCTCAAAGTGGTCCAGTCCCTGCTGGGTCACGGTGCATCTGTCAACAGCACCACCCTGACCAACTCCACACCCCTGAGGGCAGCCTGCTTCGACGGGCACCTGGACATTGTTAAATACCTGGTGGAGCACAAAGCTGACCTGGAGGTGGCCAACAGACACGGCCACACGTGTCTGATGATCTCCTGCTACAAGGGACACAAAGATATTGCGCAGTACCTGCTGGAGAAAGGCGCAGATGTCAACAGAAAAAGTGTCAAAG GTAACACAGCGCTTCATGACTGTGCAGAGTCGGGCAGTCTGGAGATCATGCGGATGCTACTGCAGTATGGAGCCTCCATGGAGCAGGACGGTTACGGCATGACACCCCTGCTCTCTGCCAGCGTCACAGGCCACACTAACATCGTAGACGACTTGACAACGCACCAGCAG ACAAGCAACAGGGAGCGCATCGATGCCCTGGAGCTCTTGGGAGCCACATTTGTTGACAAGAAGAGAGATCTGCTCGGAGCTTTAAAATACTGGAAGAGAGCAATGGACCTCAGGTACACGGACAGTAACAACATTGTCCATAAGCCGGAACCCAAGCAGCTGATCATGGCATATGACTACGCCAGGGAG GTAACGAATGGAGAAGAGCTGGACGGGCTGATATCTGACCCGGATGAAATGCGCATGCAGGCACTGCTCATACGTGAGAGAATCCTCGGCCCACAACATCCAGACACGTCTTACTACATTCGCTACCGAGGTGCTGTCTACGCGGACTCTGGGAACTTTGAGCGCTGTATCAATCTGTGGAAGTACGCTTTGGACATGCAGCAGAGTAACTTGGACCCCCTGAGCCCCATGACCGCCTCCAGCCTGCTGTCGTTCGCTGAGCTCTTCTCCTTCATGCTGCAGGACAGAGCCAAGGGCCTTCTGGGGACATCAGTGTCATTTGAGGACTTGATGGGGATCCTTTCCAAGAGCGTGTTGGAGATTGAGCGGGCAGTTAAACAAAATGGACCGATGCCCCCGGACCCTGCCCAGCTCAGCAAGGCCCTGTCAATCATCCTGCACCTCATTTGTCTTTTGGAGAAGGTGCCGTGTACTGCAGAGCAGGACCACTTCAAGAAGGAAACTATTTATAG ATTCCTGAAGCTCCAGCCGTGTGGTAAGAACGGCTACAGTCCACTACACCTGGCAGTCGACCGCAACACCACCTGCGTGGGCCGCTATCCTGTCTGCAAGTTCCCCTCCCTCACAGTCGCTTCCATCCTCCTCGAGTGTGGGGCAGATGTTAACAGCCGCGATGAGGATGACAAcag CCCCCTTCACATCGCTGCATCCAACGGCCACCCAGACATCATGAACCTGCTGATTTCATGCGGGACTCACTTTGACAGCACCAACGCCTTCCAACAAACTGCATGCGACCTCCTGGACGAGAAGGAGCTGTCCAGGAATGTCATCCAGCCCATAAACCACACTACCCTGCAGTGCCTAGCAGCCAGGGTCATCGTCAAGCACAGCCTCGACTACCGGGGAAACATCCCCGAGAAACTAGAGGCCTTCGTTTTGCTCCACAGATAA